A genomic window from Eleginops maclovinus isolate JMC-PN-2008 ecotype Puerto Natales chromosome 9, JC_Emac_rtc_rv5, whole genome shotgun sequence includes:
- the plekhb2 gene encoding LOW QUALITY PROTEIN: pleckstrin homology domain-containing family B member 2 (The sequence of the model RefSeq protein was modified relative to this genomic sequence to represent the inferred CDS: inserted 1 base in 1 codon; deleted 1 base in 1 codon) yields the protein MAMVKSGWLHRQSTILRRWKRNWFDLWADGRLVFYNDQQRQDMEDDIHMRVDCINIRNSAACQELNPPEGRMRDALLQIVCRDGRVISLCADSADDALAWTMALQDARINAVVATPQIGFAQEVMATAPXPYSEYAPPQQQGYAPGPYGDYVAPPPHVTQIVYSPDGQPYAVAYPYQYQGGYQTPGVNHVVIRERQREDGGDVAFGMLAGAATGLALGSLFSVF from the exons ATGGCTATGGTAAAGAGTGGTTGGCTCCATCGACAAA gTACCATACTGCGTCGGTGGAAAAGAAACTGGTTTGACTTGTGGGCTGATGGACgacttgtgttttataatgatcaACAACGGCAG GACATGGAGGATGACATCCACATGAGGGTTGACTGCATTAACATCCGCAACTCTGCTGCTTGTCAAG AGCTGAACCCACCGGAAGGGAGGATGCGTGATGCCTTGCTGCAGATAGTGTGCAGAGATGGACGGGTCATCAGCCTGTGTGCAGACAGTGCAGATGATGCTCT GGCATGGACCATGGCACTTCAGGATGCCAGAATCAATGCA gTGGTAGCTACCCCTCAAATCGGCTTTGCACAGGAAGTGATGGCTACTGCTC CCCCCTACTCTGAATATGCTCCCCCACAACAG CAGGGTTATGCCCCAGGACCATATGGAGACTATGTTGCACCTCCACCACATGTTACACAGATTGTATACTCTCCGGATGGGCAGCCCTACGCTGTAGCTTATCCATATCAGTACCAAG GTGGGTATCAGACTCCTGGAGTGAACCACGTTGTTATTCGGGAACGCCAGCGCGAAGACGGAGGAGATGTGGCTTTTGGCATGCTGGCTGGAGCAGCAACTGGTTTGGCACTGggctctctcttctctgtcttctAG
- the ankrd29 gene encoding ankyrin repeat domain-containing protein 29 isoform X2: MSFKFGTTALMVASYSGHYECAKQLIMQGADINYQRETGSTALFFASEQGHNDVVKLLFEFGASTEFQTKDGGTALTVASQYGHSKVVETLLKNGANVHDQLNDGATPLFLAAQEGHVTVIRQLLSTGAKVNQLREDGTAALWMAAQMGHSEVVRVLLLRGADRDADRDGSTALFKAALKGHNSVIEELLKFSPSVGLLKNGSTALHAAVMSGNLRTVLLLLEANADPTVPNKNNELPADLTKNDRILKMLHPKISNGDS, from the exons ATGTCTTTTAAG TTTGGTACGACTGCTCTGATGGTGGCGTCCTACAGCGGCCATTATGAGTGTGCCAAACAACTTATCATGCAAGGAGCCGACATCAACTACCAGAGAGAG ACAGGTTCTACCGCCCTGTTCTTCGCTTCCGAGCAGGGACACAATGATGTTGTGAAGCTCCTCTTTGAATTTGGTGCCTCGACTGAATTCCAGACAAAG GACGGGGGTACAGCTCTCACTGTAGCCTCTCAGTATGGACACTCCAAGGTGGTGGAAACACTGTTGAAGAATGGAGCCAATGTTCACGACCAGCTAAAT GATGGGGCCACTCCTCTGTTTCTTGCTGCACAGGAgggtcatgtgactgtgatACGTCAGCTTTTGTCAACCGGTGCCAAGGTTAACCAATTGAGGGAG GATGGCACCGCCGCCCTGTGGATGGCAGCTCAGATGGGTCACAGTGAGGTGGTGAGGGTGCTACTCTTACGTGGTGCAGATCGGGATGCTGACAGA GATGGATCTACAGCATTATTCAAAGCAGCTTTAAAAGGCCACAACAGCGTCATTGAGGAACTTCTCAAGTTTTCTCCTTCAGTCGGTCTCCTCAAG AATGGCTCTACTGCCCTACATGCTGCTGTTATGAGTGGAAATCTTCGAactgttctgctgctgcttgagGCCAACGCAGACCCCACAGTACCCAACAAG aaTAATGAGCTCCCTGCGGATCTTACGAAGAACGACCGCATCCTAAAAATGTTACATCCAAAAATCTCAAATGGAGACAGCTGA
- the ankrd29 gene encoding ankyrin repeat domain-containing protein 29 isoform X3, translating to MVASYSGHYECAKQLIMQGADINYQRETGSTALFFASEQGHNDVVKLLFEFGASTEFQTKDGGTALTVASQYGHSKVVETLLKNGANVHDQLNDGATPLFLAAQEGHVTVIRQLLSTGAKVNQLREDGTAALWMAAQMGHSEVVRVLLLRGADRDADRDGSTALFKAALKGHNSVIEELLKFSPSVGLLKNGSTALHAAVMSGNLRTVLLLLEANADPTVPNKNNELPADLTKNDRILKMLHPKISNGDS from the exons ATGGTGGCGTCCTACAGCGGCCATTATGAGTGTGCCAAACAACTTATCATGCAAGGAGCCGACATCAACTACCAGAGAGAG ACAGGTTCTACCGCCCTGTTCTTCGCTTCCGAGCAGGGACACAATGATGTTGTGAAGCTCCTCTTTGAATTTGGTGCCTCGACTGAATTCCAGACAAAG GACGGGGGTACAGCTCTCACTGTAGCCTCTCAGTATGGACACTCCAAGGTGGTGGAAACACTGTTGAAGAATGGAGCCAATGTTCACGACCAGCTAAAT GATGGGGCCACTCCTCTGTTTCTTGCTGCACAGGAgggtcatgtgactgtgatACGTCAGCTTTTGTCAACCGGTGCCAAGGTTAACCAATTGAGGGAG GATGGCACCGCCGCCCTGTGGATGGCAGCTCAGATGGGTCACAGTGAGGTGGTGAGGGTGCTACTCTTACGTGGTGCAGATCGGGATGCTGACAGA GATGGATCTACAGCATTATTCAAAGCAGCTTTAAAAGGCCACAACAGCGTCATTGAGGAACTTCTCAAGTTTTCTCCTTCAGTCGGTCTCCTCAAG AATGGCTCTACTGCCCTACATGCTGCTGTTATGAGTGGAAATCTTCGAactgttctgctgctgcttgagGCCAACGCAGACCCCACAGTACCCAACAAG aaTAATGAGCTCCCTGCGGATCTTACGAAGAACGACCGCATCCTAAAAATGTTACATCCAAAAATCTCAAATGGAGACAGCTGA
- the LOC134869476 gene encoding vacuolar protein sorting-associated protein 4B-like has protein sequence MAGSNLQKAIDLASKAAAEDKAKNYEEALKLYQHAVQYFLHVVKYESQGDRATQSIRAKCVDYLDRAEQLKEYLKKKEMAPPAKPVKESDDKVDDGDGEDAEKKKFQNQLSGAIVMEKPNIKWDDVAGLEGAKEALKEAVILPIKFPHLFQGKRTPWRGILLFGPPGTGKSYLAKAVATEANNSTFFSISSSDLVSKWLGESEKLVKNLFTLARENKPSIIFIDEIDSLCGSRSENESEAARRIKTEFLVQMQGVGTNNEGILVLGATNIPWTLDSAIRRRFEKRIYIPLPEEHARSFMFKLHLGSTPNDLTEADFINLGKKTQGYSGADISVIVRDALMQPVREVQSTTHFKKVTGSSWKNPDVVVDDLLTPCSSADPNAIEMKWMDVPGEKLLEPVVSMPYMLRSLTSTKPTVNEEDLGKLKKFTEDFGQEG, from the exons ATGGCCGGTAGTAATCTACAG AAAGCTATAGATCTCGCCAGCAAAGCTGCAGCGGAGGACAAAGCCAAGAATTACGAAGAGGCCCTCAAATTGTACCAGCATGCAGTGCAATACTTTCTACATGTGGTCAAGT ACGAGTCTCAGGGTGATCGAGCAACGCAGAGCATCAGAGCAAAGTGTGTCGACTACCTGGACAGAGCCGAGCAGCTGAAGGAATATctgaagaagaaggagatgGCTCCCCCGGCCAAACCTGTCAAAGAGTCTGATGACAAAGT AGATGATGGTGATGGAGAGGATGCTGAGAAAAAGAAGTTCCAAAATCAACTCTCAG GTGCCATTGTCATGGAAAAGCCAAACATTAAGTGGGACGATGTGGCTGGACTTGAAGGGGCCAAAGAAGCCTTAAAGGAAGCCGTCATCCTGCCCATCAAATTCCCTCATCTGTTTCAAG GAAAGCGAACTCCTTGGCGGGGGATCCTTCTGTTTGGCCCTCCAGGAACAGGGAAATCCTATCTGGCCAAGGCGGTGGCCACGGAAGCCAACAACTCCACcttcttctccatctcctcctctgacCTTGTGTCCAAGTGGTTGGGAGAAAGTGAGAA gTTGGTGAAGAACCTGTTCACTTTAGCCCGCGAAAACAAGCCATCGATCATTTTCATCGATGAGATCGACTCACTCTGCGGCTCCAGGAGTGAGAACGAGAGTGAAGCAGCCCGCAGAATCAAGACAGAGTTCCTTGTCCAGATGCAAG GTGTTGGGACTAATAATGAAGGAATCCTGGTGCTGGGAGCCACAAACATACCGTGGACATTGGACTCCGCTATCAGAAGAAG GTTTGAAAAGCGAATCTACATTCCTCTGCCGGAGGAGCATGCCCGCTCCTTCATGTTCAAGCTGCATCTCGGCTCCACCCCAAACGACCTGACAGAAGCAGACTTCATCAATCTGGGCAAAAAGACTCAGGGCTACTCTGGCGCGGACATCAGTGTTATCGTTCGGGACGCCCTGATGCAGCCTGTCAGGGAGGTGCAGTCTACCACTCACTTCAAGAAG GTGACCGGGTCATCATGGAAAAATCCTGACGTTGTGGTGGACGACCTCCTGACCCCGTGTTCATCGGCTGATCCAAACGCCATAGAGATGAAGTGGATGGACGTTCCTGGAGAGAAACTTCTAGAGCCAGTTGTGTCCATG CCATACATGCTGAGGTCACTGACAAGCACCAAGCCCACGGTGAATGAGGAGGATTTGGGGAAGCTGAAGAAATTTACTGAGGATTTTGGTCAAGAAGGCTAA
- the ankrd29 gene encoding ankyrin repeat domain-containing protein 29 isoform X1: MSFKKETPLANAVFWAARKGNLALLQLLLNSGRVDADCRDSFGTTALMVASYSGHYECAKQLIMQGADINYQRETGSTALFFASEQGHNDVVKLLFEFGASTEFQTKDGGTALTVASQYGHSKVVETLLKNGANVHDQLNDGATPLFLAAQEGHVTVIRQLLSTGAKVNQLREDGTAALWMAAQMGHSEVVRVLLLRGADRDADRDGSTALFKAALKGHNSVIEELLKFSPSVGLLKNGSTALHAAVMSGNLRTVLLLLEANADPTVPNKNNELPADLTKNDRILKMLHPKISNGDS, from the exons ATGTCTTTTAAG AAGGAAACACCCCTGGCTAATGCTGTGTTTTGGGCAGCGAGGAAGGGGAACTTGGCTctgcttcagctgctgctcAACAGCGGGCGTGTGGACGCAGACTGCAGAGACAGT TTTGGTACGACTGCTCTGATGGTGGCGTCCTACAGCGGCCATTATGAGTGTGCCAAACAACTTATCATGCAAGGAGCCGACATCAACTACCAGAGAGAG ACAGGTTCTACCGCCCTGTTCTTCGCTTCCGAGCAGGGACACAATGATGTTGTGAAGCTCCTCTTTGAATTTGGTGCCTCGACTGAATTCCAGACAAAG GACGGGGGTACAGCTCTCACTGTAGCCTCTCAGTATGGACACTCCAAGGTGGTGGAAACACTGTTGAAGAATGGAGCCAATGTTCACGACCAGCTAAAT GATGGGGCCACTCCTCTGTTTCTTGCTGCACAGGAgggtcatgtgactgtgatACGTCAGCTTTTGTCAACCGGTGCCAAGGTTAACCAATTGAGGGAG GATGGCACCGCCGCCCTGTGGATGGCAGCTCAGATGGGTCACAGTGAGGTGGTGAGGGTGCTACTCTTACGTGGTGCAGATCGGGATGCTGACAGA GATGGATCTACAGCATTATTCAAAGCAGCTTTAAAAGGCCACAACAGCGTCATTGAGGAACTTCTCAAGTTTTCTCCTTCAGTCGGTCTCCTCAAG AATGGCTCTACTGCCCTACATGCTGCTGTTATGAGTGGAAATCTTCGAactgttctgctgctgcttgagGCCAACGCAGACCCCACAGTACCCAACAAG aaTAATGAGCTCCCTGCGGATCTTACGAAGAACGACCGCATCCTAAAAATGTTACATCCAAAAATCTCAAATGGAGACAGCTGA
- the cts12 gene encoding procathepsin L, translating to MGTKQTHIHEVKQTGFLLGAVMLSVLLCGPQLVASDSDELHLTEWEIWKSRHGISYDDMDDMQRQVIWEENKQMIENNNQGFFMGRRPFTMSMNKYGDLTRQEYRVLQGAVIDSQFVKRGKTVSSRNLRNNAKKLDALVVDYRNMGYVTEVKDQGYCGSCWAFSTTGAIEGQMYKRTGQLVSLSEQNLVDCSRSYGTYGCNGAWMANAYDYVIKNGLQTTNSYPYTSVDTQPCYYDSRLAVAHIKDYRFIPKGDEQALADAVATIGPITVAIDADHSSFLFYSSGIYDEPACNPNNLSHAVLLVGYGSDGGQDYWIIKNSWGSSWGEGGYMRVVRNGGNTCGIASYALYPIL from the exons ATGGGAACAAAACAGACTCACATCCATGAAG TCAAGCAGACCGGCTTCCTGCTGGGAGCCGTCATGCTCTCGGTCCTGCTGTGCGGCCCGCAGCTTGTGGCCTCAGACTCAGATGAGCTGCACCTGACTGAGTGGGAGATCTGGAAGAGCCGCCATGGCATATCCTATGACGATATG GATGATATGCAAAGGCAGGTCATCTGGGAGGAGAACAAACAGATGATTGAAAATAATAACCAAGGGTTTTTCATGGGGAGGAGGCCATTCACTATGTCCATGAATAAATACGGAGACCTG ACTAGACAAGAGTACCGGGTTTTGCAAGGTGCCGTGATAGACTCCCAATTTGTGAAGAGAGGGAAGACCGTCTCGAGCCGAAACCTGCGCAACAATGCTAAGAAGTTGGATGCTTTGGTCGTCGACTACAGAAACATGGGATATGTCACTGAGGTGAAAGACCAG GGTTACTGTGGCTCGTGCTGGGCCTTCAGCACTACTGGAGCTATTGAGGGACAAATGTACAAGAGGACAGGTCAGCTTGTGTCTTTGAGTGAACAAAACCTGGTGGACTGCTCTAGATCTTATGGTACTTATGGCTGCAATGGTGCATGGATGGCCAACGCCTATGACTACGTGATTAAAAATGGCCTGCAGACGACAAACTCCTACCCTTACACCTCAGTG GACACCCAGCCCTGTTACTATGATAGCAGACTTGCAGTGGCACACATCAAGGACTACAGGTTCATACCCAAAGGAGACGAGCAGGCTCTAGCTGATGCTGTGGCGACTATCGGCCCAATCACAGTCGCCATTGACGCAGATCATTCAAGCTTCTTGTTCTACAGCTCAG GAATTTACGATGAACCCGCCTGTAACCCTAACAATCTGAGTCACGCGGTGCTTCTGGTGGGCTACGGCTCTGACGGAGGCCAGGACTACTGGATCATCAAAAACAG TTGGGGTAGCAGTTGGGGTGAAGGCGGCTACATGCGAGTGGTCAGAAATGGCGGAAACACTTGTGGCATCGCGAGCTACGCCTTGTACCCTATTCTTTGA